One Diabrotica virgifera virgifera chromosome 3, PGI_DIABVI_V3a genomic window carries:
- the LOC114342556 gene encoding uncharacterized protein LOC114342556 has translation MQKVNSFYITKRNIFKIFTMEVVSVDEIKDIISSISNETQKHNINPFTEEALFKFDLYKNINTRTLHSQSTSLEYLKNLNDGITADVDRIKDTSRNNKSYVAKSQTNADDLNNRMNELQMKCTDVKKEINALEHKISHMEAKEKHFQKKRDEILVFKLLTNTHFSYDTKKVRGYVTGKTSDSSKTFDFNPQQMDNKKITDNLYNALKACCNTRSPGGKEDKENEKQ, from the exons ATGCAAAAAGTAAACAGTTTTTATATCACAAaaagaaacatttttaaaatattcacaATGGAAGTAGTGTCAGTCGATGAAATAAAAGATATTATATCCTCCATAAGCAATGAAActcaaaaacataatataaatccTTTCACAGAAGAAGCTTTATTTAAATTTgacttatataaaaatattaatacaagGACTCTTCATTCACAATCAACGagtttagaatatttaaaaaacctTAATGATGGGATAACAGCGGATGTCGATAGAATTAAGGACACTTCAAGGAATAATAAAAGTTATGTTGCAAAGTCACAAACAAATGCA gaTGACCTTAACAATAGAATGAATGAATTGCAAATGAAGTGCACAGATgtcaaaaaagaaataaatgctCTTGAACATAAAATATCTCACATGGAAGCAAAAGAAAAGCATTTTCAGAAGAAAAG GGATGAGATCTTGGTCTTTAAACTGCTTACCAATACACATTTTAGTTATGATACGAAAAAGGTTAGGGGCT ATGTTACTGGAAAGACATCTGATTCTTCcaaaacttttgattttaatCCCCAGCAAATGGACAACAAAAAAATTACAGATAATTTATACAACGCACTCAAAGCTTGCTGCAACACTCGGAGTCCCGGAGGAAAAGAAGACAAAGAGAACGAAAAACAATAA